The Corvus hawaiiensis isolate bCorHaw1 chromosome 10, bCorHaw1.pri.cur, whole genome shotgun sequence genome includes a window with the following:
- the LOC125330667 gene encoding cytochrome P450 2J6-like: MLTITQSLIGLIIFLLIVEFFRLRKACKQFPPGPTPLPLLGNLVHLNFQFHRDLLMELAKTHGNMYTLWFGWVPVVILNGFEAVKDGMTTHPEDVSGRLVSPFFRALAKGKGIILASGRSWKQQRRFGIMTLRNLGMGKKGLEHRVQEEASHLVELFVNLKGRPVDPSFPLFHSISNVICAVVFGYHFSDEDKTFHELIRATEQIFRFAGSFVHQMYEILPWLLCRLPGPHKKVLACYDVLSSFARKEIRRHVERGIPAEPQDFIDFYLAEIEKSKEGAKPKYDEENLVYVINDLFLGGSETSSTTLYWGLLYMVVNPDIQEKVQKELDAVLGPSQLICYEDRRKLPYTNAVVHEIQRFSNIVFVGMPRVCVRNTTLLGFPVRKGTIVIPNIASVLYDPEQWETPRQFNPGHFLDKEGNFIPREAFLPFSAGHRVCLGEHLARTELFIFFASLLRAFTFRLPEGVSKISTEPVLGGTLQPHPYRVCAIPR; encoded by the exons ATGCTAACAATAACTCAAAGTCTTATAGGCCTGATCATTTTTTTATTGATTGTTGAGTTTTTCAGGTTGCGAAAAGCTTGCAAGCAATTCCCTCCTGGACCAACTCCTCTCCCATTGCTTGGAAACTTGGTGCACTTGAACTTTCAGTTTCATCGGGATCTTCTGATGGAG CTGGCAAAAACTCATGGTAACATGTACACTCTGTGGTTTGGGTGGGTCCCAGTGGTTATCCTGAACGGATTTGAAGCAGTGAAGGATGGTATGACCACACACCCTGAAGATGTTTCTGGGAGGCTGGTGTCACCTTTCTTCAGAGCATTGGCCAAAGGAAAAG GTATTATCCTGGCAAGTGGTCGctcctggaagcagcagagacGCTTTGGAATAATGACTCTACGCaatttgggaatggggaaaaaaggcctGGAGCACCGAGTGCAAGAGGAGGCCTCTCACTTGGTGGAGCTTTTTGTGAACCTAAAAG GAAGACCTGTGgatccttctttccctcttttccattCTATTTCAAATGTAATTTGTGCTGTGGTTTTTGGATATCACTTCTCTGATGAGGACAAAACCTTCCATGAACTGATCCGTGCTACAGAGCAAATATTCAGGTTTGCAGGCAGCTTTGTTCATCAG ATGTACGaaatcctgccctggctgctgtgtCGCCTCCCTGGGCCTCATAAGAAGGTGTTGGCTTGCTATGATGTCCTGAGTTCTTTTGCAAGGAAGGAGATCAGAAGACATGTAGAGAGAGGGATACCAGCTGAACCACAGGATTTCATTGACTTTTACCTGGCTGAGATTGAGAAA TCTAAAGAGGGGGCCAAGCCCAAGTATGATGAAGAGAATTTGGTGTATGTCATAAATGATCTTTTCCTTGGTGGATCAGAGACCTCAAGCACTACACTGTACTGGGGATTGCTCTATATGGTGGTGAACCCAGACATCCAAG AGAAAGtgcagaaggagctggatgCTGTTCTGGGTCCTTCCCAGTTAATTTGCTACGAGGATCGGAGAAAACTGCCCTACACAAATGCTGTGGTTCATGAGATCCAGCGCTTCAGCAACATCGTCTTTGTTGGCATGCCCAGGGTGTGTGTGAGGAACACAACACTGCTGGGATTCCCTGTCAGAAAG GGCACCATTGTTATACCAAATATAGCATCTGTTCTGTATGACCCTGAGCAGTGGGAGACACCTCGACAGTTCAACCCTGGCCATTTTCTGGATAAAGAAGGAAATTTCATACCTCGAGAAGCTTTCTTACCATTCTCAGCAG ggcACCGGGTGTGTTTGGGGGAGCACTTAGCAAGGACCGagctcttcattttctttgccaGCCTGCTGCGGGCGTTCACCTTCCGGCTCCCCGAGGGTGTGAGCAAGATCAGCACTGAGCCCGTTCTGGGGGGCACACTGCAGCCCCACCCCTACAGGGTTTGTGCCATTCCACGCTAG